ACGGCCGGCCGGGCCGTAGCCGTTCGCACCATGGTCACGTCGAGTTCCTCGTCGTGGGCGAGCATGGCCGTTTCCAGCCGGCGCAGGTCCGGCCCCGGCTCGACACCGAGTTCGTCAATCAGTACGGCTCGGGCCCGCTGGTACGCTCCCAGCGCGTCAGCCTGGCGGCCCGCCCGGTACAACGCCAGGCACAGCTGCGCCCACCGGTGCTCCCGCAACGGAGACTCTGCGACGGCTGCCTCGAGTTCCCCGATCAACTCAGCTGCGTACCCGCTGGCCAGCAGCGCGTCCGCTCGGTCGTCCGCCACAGCCTCGCGGGTCTCAGCCCAGCGGATGGTCTCCGCCTCGCCACGAGGTGTCTCAGGTAGTTCGGGTACTCCTCGCCACAGCTCGAGGGCTTCGGTGAGACGTGCGACGGCATCCGGCAGGTCGCCTTCTTCGAGGGCGTGCCGGCCAGCACGAGACGCCGCGTCGAAGGCGACGGCGTCCGTGGTGGCGACGGCCAAGCTCCAGCCCGCGCCGCGGGTCAAGATGGCGTCCTCGCCCAGTACGCGACGCAACGTGGAGATATGCGTCTGCAGGGCCTTGTGCACCGTGCGCGGTATATCGTCACCCCACAGCAGGGCCCGCAGATAATCACCGGCGACGACCCGCCCGGCGTTCAGTCCGAGCATGATCAGCAAACTGCGTGGTTTGGAACCCGGGACAGCCACAGGTTGGCCCTCGGACCGCACATCGAGCGGCCCTAGCACCCGCAGATCGATAACCCGCGGAACCCCCACGTCCACCGCCAGATCTCGGCCTTTACCCCATCCTGACCGCTTCTTGACCGTTTGCCGCAACAGTACCGCAGGGGGCAAGAGAGCCTGTATGTGAACGGCTCTAAGGCTGACCGGCCGTGGCGTTCAACGTTCTGGGGGGATTCGAAACGGGACAGAACCGCCACGGCTGGCAGCGGTGCCCGGACAGTCCGTTGCGGCTGTGCTGCCTAGACGCCGCTGAATCTCGTCTTTGAAGCCCCGCCGCGACTACCGCGGTGCGGTTGGGTCCCGAGGGAGACACATGAAGTTCGCACAGATCATCGAGTACACGACACAACAACGCGACGCGGTCGAGGAACTCGAACGCGAGTGGATGGAAGGAACCGAAGGCGTCCGTCCGCGCAGCATAGGGTTCCTGGGTGTCGACCGGGACCGTCCGCACACGTATCTGGCCGTCGTCCAATGGGACTCCTATGAGCATGCTCAGCGAAACAACGAGCTTCCGGCCACTCATCAGTTCGCCACGAAGATCGCCGGCCTGTGCGACGGTCCCCCGATCTTCCGGAACCTCGACGTGATCGACGAACGAGTTGAGTGAGGCACGCGGGCTCTACCTTCGGGCATGTGACCTCTTTGATGCCCGAGTGCACGGCGTGGGCGCGGACCAGTGGGACGCGCCCACGCCGTGCACAGAGTGGGACGTCCGCCAACTGGTCAACCACGTGACGGTGGAAGACCTCTGGGTGCCGCCGCTCCTGTCGGGCCGGACCATGGCCGAAGTGGGCGATGCGTTCGACGGCGACCAGCTGGGCGCAGACCCGGTGGGCAGCTGGACGTCCGCCCTCGCCGTGGCCAGGGACGCCGTCAACGAGCCAGGGGCGGCGTCGCGGACCGTGCACCTGTCGTACGGTCGCGAACACGCCGCCGAATACCTGATGCAGCTGTTCGCTGACCATCTTGTGCACGCATGGGATCTCGCACAGGCGACCGGCGGGGATGTGGAGCTACCGGCGGACCTCGTCCAGGCATGTGCGACGTGGTTCGCAGCCCGGGAGTCGCTCTACCGGAAATTCGGCGTCGTCGGACCTCGGCCCTCCGAGTGGAGCGAGGGCGACGCTCAAACGCGCCTGCTGGCCGCATTCGGCCGGACAGCGGGCGGGTTGTGACCCAGCTCGCGGCCTCGCGATACGGTAGATGTCGTCTGCAGGAGGGCGGCTAGGGTTCCGCGGCTCGCGTATGGCGAGCCGGCCTGGTCCGAGCGCCGCAGAAAGCCGACATGTTGTGAGTGCCCGCTGTGGCGCCGGCTCCGGCGCACACCGCCCCACAAGGAGGGCACTCCAGCAGACGGCCCGCACCTTACTAGGACAAAAGCCTCGAGGGGAGACGTGGACGCGCGTAACAGCGTGCCCGCTACTCACTCGAAAGGTGTCCGTCCGTTGTCTGCTTCCGTGCCTTTGGTACCGCACCACGCCCCCTCACACGTCACCGCGATCCTGCAAGGCCTGCTGGTCACCTTCCTATGGTCGACCTCCTGGGTCCTGATCAAGACCGGCCTCGAGGAGATCCCCGCACTGACCTTCGCCGGGCTGCGCTATGTACTGGCATTCCTGTGCCTGCTGCCGTTCGTCCTCCGTGCTCGTCACCTGGATCAGATCCGGGTGCTCGGACGGCGCGACTGGGTCCGGCTCGTGGCCCTTGGCCTGGTCATGTACACCGCGACGCAGGGCGCCCAGTTCCTGGCCCTCGACCGGCTGCCGGCCACGACCACGAGCCTGCTGCTCAGCTTCACCCCCGTCGTCGTTGCCCTGCTCGGGATCGCGTTTCTCGCCGAGACCCCACGCGCCATGCAGTGGGTCGGTGTAGCCATGTACCTGGTCGGCGCTGCCCTGTTCCTCTACCCCGTCGACTTCCCCGCCCAGCAGCTGGTCGGCATCGGCATCGCCGTCGTGGGGCTCATAGCCAATGCCGCCGCGGCCGTGCTGGGCCGCTCCGCCAATCGGGGCGGCGCGCTCAGCCCGCTTGTTGTCACCGTCGTCAGCATGGGAATCGGCTCAGTGGTGTTGCTGGTGAGCGGGGTGGCCACCCAAGGCTTGCCGACGCTGAGCGCGAGCAGCTGGGCCATTGTGGGCTGGCTGGCCGTCGTGAACACGGCCTTCGCTTTCACTCTGTGGAACCTGACTCTGCGCACCTTGAGCGCGACCGAGTCCAGCATCGTCAACCAGACCATGCTGATCCAGATCGCGATCCTGGCCTGGATCTTCCTGGACGAGTCGCTCGGCGTCCGGCAGATCGCCGGCCTCGCCGTCGCCGCCTTGGGGATGCTCATCGTCCAGCTCCGCCACCTGCCCTCCGCCCGGAGCTTCGCCCCGCGCCGCTATACCCCCTAGCCCACATCTCCTCCAACCCACCGACACACCCACCGACCGCCCCTTTCCCGCCCACCCAACCCCTTCTCACCCACCCCCTTCTCACCCAACCCCTTCGGTGATCGTCAGTGGGTTGTGGCTGCTCTCTGGCGCAATTTGGTGTGATTTGTCCTGTCCACAACAACCACAACCCACTGACGATCACCGATGGGGGGGTGGGTGGGACAACGGGTGGGTGGGACAACGGGTGGGTGGGGCGGACCGGGCAGAGTGGGTGGGGCGGACCGGGCAGAGTGGGTGGGGCGGACTGGGCAGAGTGGGTGGGGCGGACCGGGCAGAGTGGGTGGGGCGGACCGCGCAGGGTCGGTGGGTGGATGCCTGTGGGCAGGTCGACGCGGGCGGGTGGTGAACCTCGCACCGGCGAGATGGGGCGCAACGACCTGTGGCGCGTAGCATCGGGGGTATGACTTCGCTGCCCACTGCCGAGCACGTCCACGAGGCGCTCTCGGGCGTCAAGGACCCCGAGATCAAACGCCCCATCACTGAGCTCGGCATGGTCAAATCCGTTGATGTCGGCGCGGACGGCACCGTGCGGGTCGAGGTCTATCTGACCATCGCGGGATGCCCGCTACGCGACACCATCACCCGCGACGTCACGGCCGCGGTTATGGCGCTGGATGGTGTCACCAGCGTCGATGTCGCCCTTGACGTCATGTCCGAAGAACAGCGCAAGGCACTGTCCGCACAGCTGCGCGGCGGGCGCCCGGAGAAAGAGATCCCGTTCACCCAGCCGGACTCGCTCACCCGCGTCTACGCCGTGGCGTCCGGCAAAGGCGGCGTCGGCAAGTCGTCGATCACCGCCAACCTCGCCGCGGCAATGGCCGCCGACGGCGTCACCGTCGGACTGATCGACGCCGACATCTACGGACATTCCGCGCCCCGCATGCTCGGGGCGGAGGGAGCGCGCCCCACCGTCGTCGACAACATGATCATGCCGATCCCAGCGCATCAGGTGAAGCTCATCTCCACGGAGATGTTCAAGCCCGACCGCGATACCCCGGTGGCGTGGCGGGGCCCCATGCTGCATCGTGCGCTGCAGCAGTTCCTCACCGACGTCTACTGGGGCGATCTCGACGTCCTCTTGCTCGATCTGCCGCCCGGCACCGGCGACGTCGCCATCTCCCTGGCGCAGCTCATGCCGAACGCGGAGATCGTCGTCGTCACCACTCCACAGCTCGCGGCGGCCGAGGTCGCCGAACGAGCCGGCTCCATCGCCCTGCAGACCCACCAGCAGGTCAACGGCGTCATCGAGAACATGTCGTACCTGCCCTGCCCCCACTGCGGGCCGGAGCACCGGCTCGAGCTGTTCGGCTCCG
This genomic stretch from Phytoactinopolyspora mesophila harbors:
- a CDS encoding TIGR03086 family metal-binding protein, with the translated sequence MSEARGLYLRACDLFDARVHGVGADQWDAPTPCTEWDVRQLVNHVTVEDLWVPPLLSGRTMAEVGDAFDGDQLGADPVGSWTSALAVARDAVNEPGAASRTVHLSYGREHAAEYLMQLFADHLVHAWDLAQATGGDVELPADLVQACATWFAARESLYRKFGVVGPRPSEWSEGDAQTRLLAAFGRTAGGL
- a CDS encoding DMT family transporter, producing MSASVPLVPHHAPSHVTAILQGLLVTFLWSTSWVLIKTGLEEIPALTFAGLRYVLAFLCLLPFVLRARHLDQIRVLGRRDWVRLVALGLVMYTATQGAQFLALDRLPATTTSLLLSFTPVVVALLGIAFLAETPRAMQWVGVAMYLVGAALFLYPVDFPAQQLVGIGIAVVGLIANAAAAVLGRSANRGGALSPLVVTVVSMGIGSVVLLVSGVATQGLPTLSASSWAIVGWLAVVNTAFAFTLWNLTLRTLSATESSIVNQTMLIQIAILAWIFLDESLGVRQIAGLAVAALGMLIVQLRHLPSARSFAPRRYTP
- a CDS encoding Mrp/NBP35 family ATP-binding protein, translated to MTSLPTAEHVHEALSGVKDPEIKRPITELGMVKSVDVGADGTVRVEVYLTIAGCPLRDTITRDVTAAVMALDGVTSVDVALDVMSEEQRKALSAQLRGGRPEKEIPFTQPDSLTRVYAVASGKGGVGKSSITANLAAAMAADGVTVGLIDADIYGHSAPRMLGAEGARPTVVDNMIMPIPAHQVKLISTEMFKPDRDTPVAWRGPMLHRALQQFLTDVYWGDLDVLLLDLPPGTGDVAISLAQLMPNAEIVVVTTPQLAAAEVAERAGSIALQTHQQVNGVIENMSYLPCPHCGPEHRLELFGSGGGQQVADGLSRRLGANVPLLGEVPIDMGLRESGDVGQPFVLKEPDAPASVALREIARRLSHRERGLAGMSLSLSPS